The candidate division KSB1 bacterium genome has a window encoding:
- the folB gene encoding dihydroneopterin aldolase, whose translation MDVIRLVNLVFYSYHGVEKSEKEKGQRFEIDIELFTDLRKAGKTDRLEDTVDYSRVYQVVEEVVIEGEYSLIEGIAEAIAQTLLSHFNIEEVIVRVRKPHVAVHGILDCVEVEIVRP comes from the coding sequence TTGGATGTTATTCGGCTTGTTAATCTGGTATTCTACAGCTACCACGGTGTTGAAAAATCCGAGAAAGAAAAAGGGCAGCGTTTTGAAATTGATATCGAACTGTTTACAGATCTTAGAAAAGCCGGAAAAACAGATCGTTTAGAAGATACTGTTGATTACTCTCGGGTTTATCAAGTCGTCGAAGAAGTTGTTATCGAAGGTGAATATAGTCTCATCGAAGGTATTGCGGAAGCAATTGCACAAACACTTTTAAGTCATTTCAATATCGAAGAAGTTATTGTAAGAGTTAGAAAACCCCATGTAGCCGTGCATGGAATTTTAGATTGTGTAGAAGTTGAAATTGTTAGGCCATAA